The following proteins come from a genomic window of Heyndrickxia acidicola:
- a CDS encoding Hsp20/alpha crystallin family protein, with translation MDIEKLKQWMEFAQRVQGSGDFWNSIFDQDQTNSFMNTNSGPAPSQPIVQTPVSPQQELPLVDVYINEKSLFLIASMPGVAKEDMKVSFNHQSVTIRGIVKPLFHHATPLVTERKYGPFERTIKIPAPVENANSAAKYLNGLLIITFTRIEHCDEQIIIE, from the coding sequence ATGGATATAGAAAAACTAAAACAATGGATGGAGTTTGCGCAAAGAGTTCAGGGAAGCGGAGATTTTTGGAATTCTATTTTTGATCAGGATCAAACAAATTCCTTTATGAATACAAATTCCGGGCCTGCTCCGAGTCAGCCAATTGTCCAAACTCCGGTTTCACCGCAGCAGGAATTGCCGCTAGTAGACGTTTATATAAATGAAAAAAGTCTTTTTCTAATTGCTTCTATGCCAGGTGTTGCAAAGGAGGATATGAAGGTTTCTTTCAATCATCAAAGTGTCACCATAAGAGGAATTGTCAAACCTTTATTTCACCACGCAACACCACTTGTAACGGAAAGAAAATACGGCCCTTTTGAAAGGACTATTAAGATTCCAGCTCCAGTTGAAAATGCTAATAGTGCGGCAAAATACCTTAATGGGCTTTTAATTATCACATTTACACGAATTGAACACTGTGATGAACAAATTATTATTGAATAG